In the Fibrobacter sp. UWB4 genome, AGCATATCCGTTCGACCTTCCGCTTATCCCGATCCATCCGTACGTTGGTGGCGGTCTTACTTTCCACTGGAACACTTTCGTCCTGAACAAGGAATTTGTGGAAAAGGTTTTTGACGACGCTTATGGCAGCGCTGGCGATCTTCAGGGCCTGAATCCGGACCAGGAAAACATGGGCAAGGAACTTGCCAAGAAGGTTGTCGATTACGCAAAGGACGAAGGCCTCAAGAAGAGCGTCGGCATCCACCTGCTTGCCGGTGTGCGCGTGAAGCCACCTCTCATTCCGCTTTCTGTCTATGCAAACGTGAAGTGCTATCTCGGCGGTGAATACGATAACGATATCGATGCGGGTCACTTTGCATTCGAAATCGGTGGCGGTTTTGCCCTTTAATTTTGTAGATAAAAAAGTTGGTTAGAAGAGAGTAGGTATTCAAGAATGACTCAAAATACAAGCAGCACAAACATCCTCATCATCGAAGATGAAATTGCCATTGCCGAAGGTCTCGTAGATCTCTGCGAACTCAACGGTTATCGCGTTAAACACGTTGTTGACGGCGAAAGCGGCCTTGCCGAAGCCCTTTCTGGACAGTATGGACTTGTACTCCTGGATCTCATGCTTCCGGGCATGGACGGGTTTACTGTTTGCGACAAGATCCGCGAAAAGGACAAGAGCCTCCCGATCATCATCCTTTCTGCAAAGAACTCCGATGACGATATCATCAACGGCCTCAAGTTCGGCGCCGACGACTACATCCCGAAGCCATTCTCCGTGCCGATGCTCCTTGCACGTATCGAAGCCGTGCTTCGCCGTAGCCGCCAGACGATGGAAAACGAAGGCAAGCTTGTTGCTGGCAATCTCCGCGTGAACTTCCGCGAATACACTGGCGTTCGCGGTACGGAAGAACTCGCGTTCACCCGCAAGGAAATTGAAATTCTTGAATACCTCTGGAACAATCGCGACCATGCCATTCCGCGTTCCGAACTTCTCCGCAAGGTCTGGGGTTACGAAAACGCTGAATCCGTGGATACTCGTACGGTTGATATTCACATCACCAAGCTCCGCAAGAAGATTGAAGACGATCCGGCACACCCGAAGCTGCTCGTCACTTTCCGCGGTGAAGGTTACCAGATGCGCTCGGCACCAGAATGCGAGAAAACAGTATAAACAAGTTCTCTACATACCTCTCTAGCAAGTACAAGGCTCTTCGGAGCCTTATCCTTGCCTCCAAAGATCGTCTCATTTTTGTGGCGATTTTTATCATTATTGCGATTCCCGTAATAATGCTTTTAAGCCATTCCTATGCACAGCTGCAAACGTCGTCGCTCTTTGGCTACAAGGAACATGCGTTCTCTGTGCTCCAGAATTTGAACAAGAACATCACGGCTGACCTCGCCATCGAAGACAGGCGTTCTTACGCCGACTACCGATTCATCCGGTCGGTTCCTGTGTTTGGCGGTGAAGAGATCACGATGTCCGAGCTTGCGGAATTTCCGCAGAGGAGTCATTACGTCGGCCTCGTCGGGCATTTCCAGCTGGACCCCGCCGGAAACTTGAGTACGCCGGTTCTCCCGGATGGCGTCCTTGAAAGAATCCCTATGATGGATAGGGACAAGCGCCTTGCAATCCGCAACAAGATTAGCCTGATCCTCAATACGTCGGGCTTTTCGGCTATTTCTTCGTCCGCTGTTGTAGCGACTTCGAGCAGTTCCGAGAAAAAGGCTGATTCGACTCGCAAGAACGATAGCAGGCTCATTGACCAGATTTACAAACAAGATCTCGATATTGCAAGTTCGCGCAAAAAGAAGAAGGTTAACAAGCCGCGTGTTGAACAAATTACCGAGACGGGCGACTTTGCCTTTGGCGTCGAATCGACAAAGCTTGACACGACCGGTCTTCTGGTTCGCCTGATCAATACGGAAACGACGCACTCGATGGAAGCGGAAATCGATTTCTTCCAGGCAATCGTTGACTCGAACTACATTATCTTCCATCGTACAGTCAGGCGCGGCACGGATGTGTTCATCCAGGGCTTTATTGTCGATGCCCGTGCTTACCTCACGAACTTGGTAAAGAACGAAATTGAAAAGTACAAGGGCGTTACCAAGGGCAATCAGCAAGATCCGCTTGTCCTTGCGTTTATCCACAAGAACAAGCCGTTTGTCGCTTTCGGTGAACGCAACAACATCACGACGGAACTGCTTTCGGAATCGTTGCAGGCTCCGCTTTCTGAGATCACGTTCAAGATGTACACCACGCAGC is a window encoding:
- a CDS encoding response regulator transcription factor, which translates into the protein MTQNTSSTNILIIEDEIAIAEGLVDLCELNGYRVKHVVDGESGLAEALSGQYGLVLLDLMLPGMDGFTVCDKIREKDKSLPIIILSAKNSDDDIINGLKFGADDYIPKPFSVPMLLARIEAVLRRSRQTMENEGKLVAGNLRVNFREYTGVRGTEELAFTRKEIEILEYLWNNRDHAIPRSELLRKVWGYENAESVDTRTVDIHITKLRKKIEDDPAHPKLLVTFRGEGYQMRSAPECEKTV
- a CDS encoding cell wall metabolism sensor histidine kinase WalK; its protein translation is MRENSINKFSTYLSSKYKALRSLILASKDRLIFVAIFIIIAIPVIMLLSHSYAQLQTSSLFGYKEHAFSVLQNLNKNITADLAIEDRRSYADYRFIRSVPVFGGEEITMSELAEFPQRSHYVGLVGHFQLDPAGNLSTPVLPDGVLERIPMMDRDKRLAIRNKISLILNTSGFSAISSSAVVATSSSSEKKADSTRKNDSRLIDQIYKQDLDIASSRKKKKVNKPRVEQITETGDFAFGVESTKLDTTGLLVRLINTETTHSMEAEIDFFQAIVDSNYIIFHRTVRRGTDVFIQGFIVDARAYLTNLVKNEIEKYKGVTKGNQQDPLVLAFIHKNKPFVAFGERNNITTELLSESLQAPLSEITFKMYTTQRAPGGEFVVFIGFLMLAVLAIGLISIYHVTQSRVKLAAKRQDFVSAITHELKTPLTAIKMYAELLQNSWVASEEKKQKYYGQIASEADRLSRLIQNVLNLSKLDGNRWNVQLRMDKPKQVLDDFVSTYSKNVEKQGFELTVSSDTDADNISLMIDRDAIMQILMNLVDNSLKFSKNADYKMINVELRIKGTDMYLAVRDYGPGIPPSEMKKVFQEFYRVENEMTRQTSGTGIGLSMVKKLCNLCNMSIELENANPGLRTKIHFPSLSI